From the Hevea brasiliensis isolate MT/VB/25A 57/8 chromosome 15, ASM3005281v1, whole genome shotgun sequence genome, one window contains:
- the LOC110645593 gene encoding peptidyl-prolyl cis-trans isomerase CYP40 codes for MERESGRMEKPRCYLDISIGGELEGRIVVELYNDVVPKTVENFRALCTGEKGIGPHTGVPLHYKGCRFHRVIKGFMVQGGDISAGDGTGGESIYGLKFDDENFELKHERKGMLSVANAGANTNGSQFFITTTRTSHLDGKHVVFGKVVKGMGVVRSIEHVNTGDGDCPTVDVIIADCGEIPAGADDGISNFFKDGDIYPDWPADLSESPNELSWWMDAVDSIKAFGNEHYKKQDYKMALRKYRKALRYLDICWEKDGIDEEKSSSLRKTKSQIFTNSAACKLKLGDLKGALLDTDFAMREGDNNVKALFRQGQAHMALNDIDAAVESFKKAVQLEPNDAGIKKELAAARKKINDRRDQEKKQYRKMFQ; via the exons atggaaagGGAAAGTGGAAGGATGGAGAAGCCAAGGTGTTACTTGGATATCAGCATAGGAGGAGAGCTCGAAGGGAGGATTGTGGTGGAGCTCTATAACGACGTCGTGCCTAAAACTGTTGAGAATTTCAGAGCTCTTTGCACCGGCGAGAAAGGCATTGGGCCTCACACTGGTGTCCCCCTCCATTACAAG GGATGTCGATTTCATCGAGTCATCAAAGGTTTTATGGTGCAAGGTGGAGATATCTCAGCAGGAGATGGTACCGGTGGTGAATCTATTTATGGCTTGAAATTTGACGATGAGAATTTTGAACTGAAACATGAAAGGAAAGGCATGCTATCCGTGGCCAATGCTGGTGCCAATACAAATGGATCCCAATTCTTCATAACAACAACCCGTACATCTCATTTGGATGGGAAACATGTTGTATTTGGGAAGGTTGTTAAAGGAATGGGAGTTGTTCGTTCAATTGAGCACGTCAACACTGGTGATGGTGACTGTCCTACTGTTGATGTTATAATTGCGGATTGTGGGGAGATTCCTGCAGGGGCAGATGATGGAATATCAAATTTCTTTAAGGATGGTGATATTTATCCTGATTGGCCAGCAGACCTTAGTGAGAGTCCTAATGAACTTTCTTGGTGGATGGATGCTGTGGATTCTATCAAGGCTTTTGGAAATGAACACTACAAG AAACAAGACTATAAGATGGCACTCAGAAAATATCGCAAGGCTTTACGTTATCTGGATATCTGCTGGGAGAAAGATGGGATTGATGAAG AAAAGAGCTCTTCTCTGAGAAAGACAAAGTCACAGATATTCACAAACAGCGCT GCTTGCAAGTTAAAATTGGGAGATCTGAAAGGAGCATTGTTGGACACAGATTTTGCAATGCGTGAAGGAGATAACAATGTGAAAGCTTTATTTCGGCAGGGACAG GCACACATGGCTCTTAATGACATTGATGCTGCTGTTGAAAGCTTCAAGAAGGCCGTGCAGTTGGAGCCAAATGATG CTGGAATAAAAAAGGAGCTTGCAGCTGCTAGGAAGAAG ATTAACGATAGGCGTGATCAGGAGAAAAAGCAGTATCGGAAGATGTTCCAATAG